The DNA region TCCAGGATGGGCAGGGACAGCATCTTCAAGGATTGCAGCATCTTGGGCTTGAGTGCCAGTTCCTGCCTTTGCTTGAGGGATATGTTCTGGCTAAGGATGCTCATGATTGCGGCTCGAACGGATTGGACAGGAAGCGTTCTCCCAGGTATAGTTTCTTGGCTTGCTCATCATTTATCAGCTCCAGTGAAGAACCTGACACTATGATCTTTCCTTCGAAGATAATATAAGCTCGGTTGACGATTTTCAAAGTTTCAATTACGTTGTGGTCGGTGAGCATGACGCCGATGTTCTTTTCCCGCAGTTTGTTGATGATGTCCTGAATGTCTGCCACGGCGATGGGATCCACGCCGGCGAAAGGTTCGTCCATGAATATGAAGGTGGGCTTGGTCACCAAAGAGCGGGTGATCTCCAGCTTGCGGCGCTCGCCGCCGGAGAGGGTGTAAGCCTTCTGTTTGGCCAGGGAAGTGAGGTTTAGTTCCTCGAGCGCGCTTTCCAGGCGCTCTTTGCGTTCCTGGCGGCTGAGCTTCAGGGTTTGGAGGATGGCCATGATGTTGTCGCGCACGGAGAGTTTGGCGAAAATGGAAGGTGCTTGGGCCAGATACCCCAGACCCAGCCTGGCCCGGCGGTACATCGGCTGGTGGGTGATGTCACGCCCGTCCAGTAGCACCTTGCCCCTGTTTGGCTTGGCCAAACCGAGGATCATGTAAAAAGTGGTGGTTTTGCCGGCTCCGTTGGGTCCCAGAATGCCCACGACCTCGCCTTGGTTCATTTCCATGCTCAGATCGTCGACCACTTTGCGTCTGCCGTATATTTTAACCAGGTTTTTGGCCTGAATTTTGTGCGCTTCCATATACTGTTATTATACCCCGAAAGCGGGCTTTGTCAAGACTCGTTGTGGAATTTGTAGACGCCTTTGATCCTTTCGCGCATGATCATGAAGTCCAGCTCATTTTCCTCGTTGAACTTAGCTTCCATAAACTCGCCGTTGGCGGTATTCACAAAAAAGTCGCGCTCCTCTGTCTGCTCCTGGTCAAAGCGGTAACTCACCGTTTTTTCGGCTTCAAAGCGGCGGATCTGTTTATCCTCAAAATCGATGCGGACATAGTTTGCCGTCACCCAGTTTTTCTTCGGTCCGTCCTCCTTTTCCGCGAAATCCAAGCGGCAGCCTTCCACCAGCTCGGCCCGCTGGAGTTCCCGCTCCTGGAAAAAGAGGTAAAACTCTTTGGCGGTGGCGCTGGCGCTGGCCGAGCGGAATTGCGGCTCGCCCAGAAACATGGCCTTTTCCTCCTTGAGCAAATAGACCAGGAAATCGCTGTTGGCCTCGTAATCCTGGCTGAGCGCCAGAACGTTGAAGGTAGCCATCAGCTTGCGCTCCGCCTCGAAATATTCAAATTTGTCCGCCCGCACACTGAGGGTGTCCTTGCCGGCCACCTCCATGCGGGGTTCTTCGATCATGTAGGCGTAGCGGTTCTTGCGGTCCCAAAAAGCGTATCCGCAGGTGAGGGATGCGTTTTCCGCCTGGTCGAAAAAACTCACGTTGCTCCAAACGGTCACGGTGTCGTGAAACTTGCTGTAGATGGCTTTGTCGGAACGGAACCAGCGTGTGACCCTGCCCTTTGTCTTTTGCTCGATCAGCACCTTGCCTCCGGCGTTCAGTTCATCCGGGATGCGGTAATAGGTGAGGCTGTCCGCGGCCACGCTCAGGGAATCGTTGTTCACCTTCACATTGCCGTCCAAGCGGGCGATCTTCTGCAGATCGAAGATCAGCGCCCGGTCGCTTTTGAACTCCGTTTTTCCATACCAGAAATGCACCTTGCCCTCCAGCCGCATCACCTGTTCGTCCTGCACCTTGCTCAGATACAGCTTGTCCGAATGGATCACGCGGATCTTTTCCCGGCCCTGGCCCCAGAGAGGGAGCAAAGCCAGCAGCAGGCTACCAATCCAGATAATCTTCTTCAAAGAAGCCCTCGGCGGAGATATTGTCCATTTCGGTGGGATAAATGCTGAGATTGGTGCGCAAATTGGTGCCGCGCAGAATGTTGCCGTCCTGCACCAGGGTCACCTGCCCCGGAGCAAGCACCTCGTCCATGTTGCGGTCCCAGATCAGGCGGGCGGTGGAAACATTGCCTTCCTTGCCCCTCAGTTTAACGTTGCCGTGAGCGTAGACAACGTTGCGGGCGTCATCCACGATGGTGCTGTCGGCCTGCAGGGATGACGATCCGCCCTTCACCCTGTCATAAGCGGTGATATCCACCTGATAAGCGTTCAGGATACGGCGTTCGTAATAGCGGTCGATCCTGGCGGCTTTCAGGATATAGGCCACGCCTTCCTTGTCAAACTCCGTGATGGTCACGTTGGTGCTGGTTTCATCCGGCAGGCCGCGCTTTAGTGATTCCGTGCGCAGCACCAGGTCGCTTTCCCCGCAGCCAAAGAACAGCGGCAGTGCCAGCAGCATCAGAAATTCAACTGATCTGAGCAAGATACTTGAGCAAAGCCTGCTCATGGATCCCCTTGCCGGTGAGCACCAGTTCGATGCACTCCCGCACGGCCCCGCGGCCGCCGGGATGTTTGGTTACCAGGTCGCTCAGCGCTTTCACCCCCTCCATGGCGTCCGCCGGACAGACCGAGACCGCGGCTTTGAACATGATCGGCAGATCGTTCCAGTCGTCGCCCATGAACAGCACACTATCGAAGCCCAAACCCAGCTCCTGCAGCAGTTCGCCGGCCTTGGCCAGTTTATTCTGGATGCCCTGGAACACGTAGTCGATCTTCAGGTCGTCGCAGCGGCGCTGGAGCACAGGGGAGTTCCGGCCGGTGATCACAGCCGTTTTGACGTCTGTCTGCCGCAGCAGCATGAAACCCATGCCGTCATGGGCGTCGAAGTTCTTGCTTTCGTTGCCGGCGCTGTCGTAAATGATGCGTCCATCGGTGAGCACGCCGTCACAATCGAAGATCAGCAGTTGTATCTTTTCCCAGCGCAGCAGGGGTTTATGTGGTTTTGCCAGTTTGTTGAAACTCATCCGGTCTCCATTTATATTTTTTGTGCGTTACTGCCAAGCTGTTCCTGGAACGGGAACACCTGTCCCAAAAACCCGGAGCGAGTTCTCAAAGCTTGCCGGACAGGCTACTTGAGAGCTTTCGCTCCTTCCCAGCTGAAGCTCGCGTCAAGCCGGCCAAAATGACCGTAGGAGGCCGTGGGCAGATAGATCGGCCTGCGTAAGTCTAGGTATTCGATGATTCCCTTTACTGTCAAGGGAAAACTGGCGCGGATGAGTTTTTCCAGTTCACCGTCTTTCATGCTGCCGCTGCCAAAGGTGTCCACCATCAGTGAGACCGGCTCGGATTCGCCGATCACGAAGCTGAACTGCAGCAGGCATTCATCGGCCAGGCCGGAATGAACCACGCTTTTGGCGATGTGCCGGGCCATGTAGGCCGCGCTGCGGTCCACCTTGGTGGCGTCTTTGCCGGAAAAAGCCCCGCCGCCGTGCTGGGCCCACCCGCCGTAGGTGTCCACGATGATCTTGCGTCCCGTGAGCCCTGTGTCCGCTGCCGGTCCGCCCGCTTCCCACATGCCGCGGGGATTGATCTTCACAGAGTAGTTCTCCGCGCTGAAAGTGGCGCAGGAATCGCTTTCCATCTCGTCGATGGTGGGACGGATTACGATCTCGTTGATCTGTTCCTTCATCCGGGCGAATTCGGTTTCGTTCTTGGGCAGATGATGGGTAGAGATCACCACCGTATCCAGCGCCATCGGTTTGCGGCCGCAATAGCGCATGCTCACCTGGGATTTGGCATCGGGCAGAATGTCCGGGATCAGGCCCTGTTTGCGCGCCTTGGCCAGGTTCTCCATCAGCAGATGGGCCATGGCGATCGGCACCGGCATCAGGTGTTTGGTTTGGTTGCAGGCATAGCCGAACATCAGGCCCTGGTCACCAGCGCCTTCGTTGGTTTCCAGCTCTGTGGTCTGGGCGTGCAGAAGGTCTTCGATCGCGCAGTGGTGGTCAAAACCCAGCTCGGGCCTGGTGTATCCGATATCGCCGATCACCTGGCGGATAATAGGTTCCACCTCCACCTTGACACCGGTGGGCGAGGAAACCTCTCCGGAAACCACGATCCTGTCTTTGGTGGCCAGCGTTTCACAGGCCACCCGGGAATTGGGGTCCAAGCTCAGCCAGGCGTCCAGGATGGCGTCCGAGATCTGGTCGCAGACCTTGTCCGGATGGCCTTCCGAAACCGATTCGGAGGTAAACACATACTCATTTTGGTCGCAGGAATGGTTTGCGTGCAGTGCTGTCATTTTATTCTCCTGTAATGTTTATCTATCGTTTCTGCCCTTGATTTGTCCGGATAAAAAAACCGGCCACTAAAGCCGGATGGATAATTATCCGCACTTTAGCACATTGGAAACGGAGCAAAGGGCAAATCACCGCGTGTCTGCAACATCGCCGTCGGCAATGCGACAGACGGGGGTATTTTCTTGACACCGCCCAAATCAGTCAAGGAAAATATCCGCGCGGATCCCTCAAACTTGCCAATTGCCTTCGCCCCATGCCCCTGTCGGTACGCCTCTTGCACGCCTCCCGCCATATCCCCGCATTTTAGGCGGGAATCAGGCGGGGGGTTTACTGAAGGCAACTTGGCGACGGTTAGGCTGGAGTCCAGCTGTGATGCCCTTCCCCGAGTGAAACCCCGTTCTTCTGTCCATCCATTTTGGAAA from Candidatus Cloacimonadota bacterium includes:
- the lptB gene encoding LPS export ABC transporter ATP-binding protein; this translates as MEAHKIQAKNLVKIYGRRKVVDDLSMEMNQGEVVGILGPNGAGKTTTFYMILGLAKPNRGKVLLDGRDITHQPMYRRARLGLGYLAQAPSIFAKLSVRDNIMAILQTLKLSRQERKERLESALEELNLTSLAKQKAYTLSGGERRKLEITRSLVTKPTFIFMDEPFAGVDPIAVADIQDIINKLREKNIGVMLTDHNVIETLKIVNRAYIIFEGKIIVSGSSLELINDEQAKKLYLGERFLSNPFEPQS
- the lptC gene encoding LPS export ABC transporter periplasmic protein LptC; this encodes MLLALPLFFGCGESDLVLRTESLKRGLPDETSTNVTITEFDKEGVAYILKAARIDRYYERRILNAYQVDITAYDRVKGGSSSLQADSTIVDDARNVVYAHGNVKLRGKEGNVSTARLIWDRNMDEVLAPGQVTLVQDGNILRGTNLRTNLSIYPTEMDNISAEGFFEEDYLDW
- a CDS encoding HAD hydrolase family protein — its product is MSFNKLAKPHKPLLRWEKIQLLIFDCDGVLTDGRIIYDSAGNESKNFDAHDGMGFMLLRQTDVKTAVITGRNSPVLQRRCDDLKIDYVFQGIQNKLAKAGELLQELGLGFDSVLFMGDDWNDLPIMFKAAVSVCPADAMEGVKALSDLVTKHPGGRGAVRECIELVLTGKGIHEQALLKYLAQIS
- the metK gene encoding methionine adenosyltransferase; this translates as MTALHANHSCDQNEYVFTSESVSEGHPDKVCDQISDAILDAWLSLDPNSRVACETLATKDRIVVSGEVSSPTGVKVEVEPIIRQVIGDIGYTRPELGFDHHCAIEDLLHAQTTELETNEGAGDQGLMFGYACNQTKHLMPVPIAMAHLLMENLAKARKQGLIPDILPDAKSQVSMRYCGRKPMALDTVVISTHHLPKNETEFARMKEQINEIVIRPTIDEMESDSCATFSAENYSVKINPRGMWEAGGPAADTGLTGRKIIVDTYGGWAQHGGGAFSGKDATKVDRSAAYMARHIAKSVVHSGLADECLLQFSFVIGESEPVSLMVDTFGSGSMKDGELEKLIRASFPLTVKGIIEYLDLRRPIYLPTASYGHFGRLDASFSWEGAKALK